The proteins below come from a single Hyphomicrobium denitrificans ATCC 51888 genomic window:
- a CDS encoding electron transfer flavoprotein-ubiquinone oxidoreductase: MTMTAEETGLPPREAMEFDVVIVGAGPAGLAAAIRLKQKAAAAGAEISVVVVEKGSEVGAHILSGAVIDPIGLNRLIPDWKERGAPVETPVTEDVFLVLGPEGDVRLPGWPMPPLMKNHGNYIVSLGSLCKWLGEQAAELGVEIYPGFAAAEVLYDDNGAVVGIATGDMGVGRDGQPNDAFVRGMELRAKYTLVAEGARGSLSKGLIRRFDLAKGHEPQKYGIGLKELWQVAPEKHRPGYVQHSFGWPLNNRTGGGSFLYHYGDNLVSVGFVVHLNYDNPYLSPYEEFQRFKTHPAIRDVFEGGKRIGYGARAITEGGWQSMPDLVFPGGALLGCAAGMVNLPRIKGSHNAMLSGIAAAAAAFDAIAAGRQHDTLAAYEADVRSGDIARDLKRVRNMKPYWSKFGTVLGVMLGGIDLWLNTLISGVGLGYTLKHGKNDAASTGKAADFKPINYPKPDGKLTFDRLTNVSFSGTNHEEDQPVHLKLLDPKIPIAVNLPLYAEPAQRYCPAAVYEIVRDDKGDPRFQINAQNCVHCKTCDIKDPSQNINWVCPEGGGGPNYAGM, encoded by the coding sequence ATGACGATGACCGCGGAGGAAACGGGTTTGCCCCCGCGCGAGGCAATGGAATTCGACGTCGTGATCGTTGGCGCCGGGCCAGCCGGTCTCGCGGCCGCCATTCGCCTCAAGCAGAAAGCGGCAGCCGCTGGCGCGGAAATTTCCGTCGTCGTCGTTGAAAAGGGGTCCGAGGTCGGAGCCCATATCCTGTCGGGCGCCGTCATCGACCCGATCGGCCTGAACCGCTTGATCCCGGATTGGAAAGAACGCGGAGCGCCCGTCGAAACGCCAGTCACCGAAGACGTGTTTCTCGTGCTCGGACCGGAGGGCGACGTTCGCCTCCCGGGCTGGCCGATGCCGCCGTTGATGAAGAACCACGGCAACTACATTGTGAGCTTGGGCTCACTCTGCAAATGGCTCGGTGAGCAGGCGGCGGAGCTGGGCGTCGAAATCTATCCGGGCTTTGCCGCCGCGGAAGTTCTCTATGATGACAATGGCGCTGTCGTCGGCATCGCGACCGGCGACATGGGCGTCGGCCGCGACGGTCAGCCGAACGACGCGTTCGTTCGCGGTATGGAACTGCGCGCCAAGTACACGCTGGTCGCGGAAGGCGCGCGCGGCTCCCTGTCGAAGGGACTGATCCGCCGCTTCGATCTCGCCAAAGGACACGAACCGCAAAAGTACGGTATCGGCCTGAAAGAGTTGTGGCAGGTTGCGCCGGAAAAGCATCGCCCCGGATATGTTCAGCACTCGTTCGGATGGCCGCTGAACAACAGAACCGGCGGCGGCTCGTTCCTCTATCACTACGGCGACAACCTGGTCTCGGTCGGCTTCGTCGTTCATCTGAATTACGACAACCCGTATCTCTCGCCTTACGAAGAATTCCAGCGCTTCAAGACGCATCCCGCCATTCGCGACGTCTTCGAAGGCGGCAAGCGCATCGGCTACGGCGCCCGCGCCATCACCGAAGGCGGGTGGCAGTCGATGCCCGATCTCGTTTTCCCGGGCGGCGCGCTTCTGGGATGTGCGGCCGGAATGGTGAACCTGCCGCGCATCAAGGGCAGTCATAACGCTATGCTGTCCGGCATCGCTGCGGCCGCCGCCGCGTTCGATGCGATTGCAGCCGGCCGCCAGCACGACACGCTGGCCGCCTATGAAGCCGATGTCCGTAGTGGCGACATCGCGCGCGATCTGAAGCGCGTGCGGAACATGAAACCCTATTGGTCGAAATTTGGCACCGTTCTCGGCGTCATGCTCGGCGGCATCGACCTATGGCTCAACACGCTGATTTCGGGCGTCGGCCTCGGCTATACGCTGAAGCATGGAAAGAATGACGCTGCCTCCACCGGCAAAGCGGCGGATTTCAAGCCGATCAACTATCCGAAACCTGACGGCAAGCTGACGTTCGATCGGCTAACGAATGTCTCGTTTTCGGGCACCAATCACGAGGAAGACCAGCCAGTTCATTTGAAGCTGCTCGACCCGAAGATTCCGATTGCCGTGAATTTGCCGCTCTACGCCGAGCCTGCGCAGCGCTATTGCCCGGCTGCGGTGTATGAAATCGTCCGCGACGATAAGGGCGATCCAAGATTTCAGATCAACGCCCAGAACTGCGTCCACTGTAAAACATGTGACATCAAAGACCCGAGCCAGAATATCAACTGGGTTTGCCCGGAAGGCGGCGGCGGTCCCAATTATGCCGGAATGTGA
- a CDS encoding glycosyltransferase produces the protein MITVIVAAHNSEHTLGAALTALVPAAIDGIVRQVIVVDGGSTDQTAKIADLAGADFISNAPGRGRQFAQGAARARFPWLLFLSADTVLAEGWERSATAFMRSVDLGERSPAAAAFAFRIDDNGFRPRLLERLFQMRCKLSPMPYADQGLLISRQLFDAVGGYQDLPVLEDVDLARRLGRRRLAMLDAHAIASSELYRRDGYLSRSLRNQICHALFGLGLPIKVIARLYRADAAS, from the coding sequence ATGATCACGGTTATCGTCGCCGCGCATAATTCGGAGCACACGCTCGGGGCCGCGCTAACCGCCCTCGTGCCGGCGGCGATCGACGGTATCGTCCGCCAGGTGATCGTCGTCGATGGCGGCTCAACGGATCAAACCGCGAAAATCGCAGACCTTGCAGGTGCCGATTTCATCTCGAACGCGCCAGGACGCGGTCGGCAGTTCGCGCAAGGCGCGGCTCGGGCACGCTTTCCGTGGCTATTGTTTTTGAGCGCCGACACGGTTCTCGCTGAAGGTTGGGAGCGTAGCGCCACCGCCTTCATGCGCAGCGTCGATCTCGGCGAGCGCTCGCCCGCCGCCGCCGCATTCGCTTTTCGCATCGACGACAACGGATTTAGGCCGCGCCTATTGGAACGTCTGTTCCAAATGCGGTGCAAACTCTCGCCGATGCCTTACGCCGATCAGGGCTTGCTCATTTCGCGTCAGTTGTTCGATGCCGTCGGCGGTTATCAAGACTTGCCGGTGCTCGAAGACGTCGATCTGGCGCGCCGCCTCGGCCGCCGCCGCTTGGCGATGCTCGACGCGCACGCCATAGCATCCTCCGAACTCTACCGGCGCGACGGCTATCTATCGCGCTCGCTGCGCAATCAGATCTGTCACGCGCTCTTTGGCTTGGGGCTTCCGATCAAAGTGATCGCGCGGCTCTATCGCGCCGACGCGGCGTCCTAA
- the mutY gene encoding A/G-specific adenine glycosylase has protein sequence MGAPQKTQKQLPLRPAGPDTVAALLRWYEAERRDLPWRYGPRKKADPYRVWLSEIMLQQTTVKAVIPYFQKFVARWPNVAALAAAQLEEVLQQWAGLGYYSRARNLKACADAVVRDFDGVFPRTEVELRELPGIGPYTAAAIAAIAFGEKATPVDGNIERVVSRLFAVQQPLPAAKTEIRNLAATLTPARRAGDFAQAMMDLGAEICTPKNPSCLVCPVQPDCAASARGIAETLPIKAQKLARPSRFGIAFLVQREDGAVLLRQRPEAGLLGGMLEVPSTHWGDASPSKREALRSAPVTTSWMAVPGPVVHVFTHFRLELVVYRAIVPVDASFTLWAEQDRCRWVHRRDLHAQALPSVMKKVIAHGMNAE, from the coding sequence ATGGGCGCTCCTCAGAAAACTCAGAAGCAGTTGCCTCTCCGGCCGGCAGGTCCGGACACCGTGGCGGCGTTGCTCCGTTGGTATGAGGCCGAGCGCCGCGATCTCCCGTGGCGCTACGGTCCGCGCAAGAAAGCCGATCCCTATCGCGTCTGGCTGTCGGAGATCATGCTCCAGCAGACGACGGTGAAGGCCGTCATTCCGTATTTCCAGAAGTTCGTCGCGCGCTGGCCGAACGTCGCCGCGCTCGCCGCCGCTCAGCTTGAGGAAGTCCTGCAGCAGTGGGCAGGCCTCGGCTATTATTCCCGCGCGCGCAATCTCAAAGCCTGCGCCGACGCGGTCGTCCGCGACTTTGACGGCGTATTTCCGCGCACCGAAGTCGAACTGCGTGAGCTACCGGGCATCGGTCCCTACACGGCAGCGGCGATTGCGGCGATTGCCTTCGGCGAGAAGGCGACGCCGGTCGATGGTAATATTGAACGTGTCGTCTCGCGATTGTTTGCGGTCCAGCAGCCGCTTCCTGCGGCCAAGACGGAAATCCGCAATCTCGCCGCCACGCTGACGCCAGCCCGGCGGGCCGGAGACTTCGCGCAGGCGATGATGGATTTGGGCGCCGAAATCTGCACGCCGAAAAATCCCTCCTGCCTCGTGTGTCCCGTACAGCCCGATTGCGCCGCGAGCGCGCGCGGCATTGCGGAGACCCTGCCGATCAAAGCCCAGAAGCTGGCACGTCCGTCGCGCTTCGGCATCGCGTTTCTGGTTCAGCGCGAAGATGGCGCCGTGCTCCTCCGCCAGCGGCCTGAAGCGGGATTGCTCGGCGGCATGCTGGAAGTTCCATCGACCCATTGGGGTGATGCGTCACCCTCGAAGCGCGAAGCTCTGCGCTCAGCGCCCGTGACGACATCGTGGATGGCGGTGCCGGGACCGGTCGTGCACGTGTTCACGCATTTCCGGCTCGAACTCGTCGTCTATCGCGCGATCGTGCCGGTCGATGCGAGCTTCACGCTATGGGCCGAGCAGGATCGCTGCCGCTGGGTTCATCGTCGCGATCTGCACGCGCAGGCGCTCCCGAGCGTGATGAAAAAAGTCATCGCGCACGGGATGAACGCCGAGTGA
- a CDS encoding uracil-DNA glycosylase, translated as MLALLDWFQAMGADAAVDETSCDWLARGPTPPGAAFAWPRPDDAPARVPPESAPSRRPVSQNPTADVTRPRAATPLGASEAETGARRIAREAQSLEALEAALKGFDGCGLKATATKLCFYRGAPAADLMIVGEAPGRDEDLEGKPFVGRAGRLLDKMLAAIGLSESDVHITNIVYWRPPGNRTPTPQEALACRPFLERQIELVAPKIVVAVGGSAAKELFGVAEGIMRLRGKWRELTVGDRKIQALATLHPAYLLRTPAAKNLAWLDLLQIRSKL; from the coding sequence ATGCTTGCGCTGCTCGATTGGTTTCAAGCCATGGGGGCCGATGCCGCTGTGGATGAAACGAGCTGCGACTGGCTGGCACGCGGTCCGACGCCCCCCGGCGCGGCGTTCGCCTGGCCGCGGCCGGACGATGCGCCAGCGCGGGTGCCACCGGAGAGCGCGCCCTCGCGACGTCCCGTGTCACAGAATCCGACAGCGGACGTAACGCGCCCGAGGGCTGCGACACCGCTCGGCGCCAGCGAAGCCGAGACCGGCGCCCGGCGAATCGCACGCGAGGCGCAATCGCTCGAAGCGCTCGAAGCCGCGCTCAAGGGTTTCGACGGCTGCGGCCTCAAGGCGACCGCTACGAAGCTCTGCTTCTATCGCGGTGCGCCGGCCGCCGACCTCATGATCGTCGGCGAAGCGCCGGGTCGCGACGAGGATCTGGAAGGCAAGCCGTTCGTCGGCCGCGCGGGGCGGCTGCTGGACAAGATGCTCGCCGCCATCGGGCTCAGCGAATCCGACGTGCACATCACCAACATCGTCTACTGGCGGCCGCCGGGCAATCGCACGCCGACGCCGCAGGAAGCCCTCGCCTGCCGCCCGTTTCTCGAGCGCCAGATAGAGCTTGTCGCTCCGAAAATCGTCGTGGCCGTCGGCGGGTCCGCCGCAAAGGAGCTTTTCGGAGTTGCCGAAGGCATCATGCGGCTGCGGGGAAAGTGGCGGGAGTTGACGGTCGGCGACCGCAAGATCCAGGCACTCGCGACGCTGCATCCCGCCTACCTGTTGCGGACTCCCGCCGCAAAAAACCTGGCATGGCTGGATCTGTTGCAGATCCGATCCAAGCTTTGA
- a CDS encoding PA0069 family radical SAM protein, which yields MASSREPEQPNDRHFHVVDVERRRGRGARSNSSGRFEKDVHEAFDDGWESLAELDAFKTEVFEDTAKSIISRNDSPDISFEASINPYRGCEHGCIYCYARPSHCYLGHSAGLDFETKLYAKSEAATLLEREFAKPGYRPSTIALGGNTDPYQPIERQRRITRSILEVMARTNHPVGIITKSALVARDIDILQPMAAKGLAKVAVSITTLDRHVARAMEPRAATPSRRLETVRQLSQAGIPVTVMVAPIIPGLTDHEIEPILEAAREAGARDAGYVLLRLPLEIKTLFREWLAEEFPGRASRVISLLQSMHGGRDYTAEFGMRQRGKGPYATQIALRFRLAKQRLGLGGERGAMRTDLFEAPGDRGKQLKLL from the coding sequence GTGGCTTCTTCTCGCGAACCCGAACAACCGAACGACCGCCACTTTCACGTCGTCGATGTGGAGCGCCGGCGCGGCCGGGGTGCGCGCTCGAACTCCAGCGGGCGTTTCGAGAAAGACGTGCACGAGGCGTTCGACGACGGCTGGGAGAGCCTGGCCGAACTCGATGCGTTCAAGACGGAGGTGTTCGAGGACACCGCGAAATCGATCATCTCGCGCAACGACAGCCCCGACATTTCGTTTGAAGCCTCGATCAATCCGTACCGCGGCTGCGAGCATGGCTGCATTTATTGCTATGCGCGGCCGAGCCATTGCTATCTCGGGCACTCGGCGGGACTCGACTTTGAAACGAAGCTCTACGCGAAGTCAGAAGCCGCCACGCTTTTGGAGCGCGAGTTCGCCAAGCCCGGCTACCGGCCGTCAACGATCGCGCTTGGCGGGAATACCGATCCCTATCAGCCGATCGAGCGGCAGCGAAGGATCACGCGGTCGATCCTCGAAGTCATGGCGCGGACGAACCACCCGGTCGGCATCATCACCAAGTCGGCGCTCGTCGCGCGCGACATCGATATTTTGCAGCCGATGGCGGCGAAGGGCCTTGCGAAAGTCGCCGTCTCGATCACCACGCTCGACCGGCACGTCGCACGGGCAATGGAGCCGCGCGCTGCAACCCCGTCCCGGCGTCTCGAAACCGTGCGGCAGCTGTCGCAAGCTGGAATTCCAGTCACCGTGATGGTTGCGCCAATCATTCCCGGACTGACCGATCACGAGATCGAGCCGATCCTGGAGGCTGCACGCGAGGCAGGCGCACGGGACGCCGGTTACGTGCTTCTGCGGCTGCCGCTGGAGATCAAGACGCTGTTTCGCGAATGGCTCGCGGAGGAATTTCCAGGGCGCGCGAGCCGGGTGATCTCGCTTCTACAATCCATGCACGGCGGGCGCGATTACACGGCCGAGTTCGGGATGCGCCAGCGCGGCAAGGGCCCCTATGCGACGCAGATCGCATTGCGCTTCAGGCTCGCGAAGCAGCGGCTCGGGCTTGGCGGCGAACGCGGCGCGATGCGAACGGATCTGTTCGAGGCGCCCGGAGACAGGGGAAAACAACTGAAGCTGCTTTGA
- a CDS encoding ribonuclease HII, protein MKIADSRIKPTFELEAAEHQLGSRPIAGVDEAGRGPWAGPVVAAAVILDPDKIPANIDDSKTLDEDSRAFLYRRIMKVAIVGVGIADVDRIDRENILGATLWAMAEAVSQLGETPKLVLVDGDKTPRIPMSVRAIVKGDSKCLSIAAASIVAKVTRDRLMMDFARAYPGYGFERHKGYGTPEHQAAIAKLGVSALHRRSFRPVQLALGLVDEKASRRRAQLGFGLQVESKI, encoded by the coding sequence ATGAAGATTGCTGATTCGCGCATCAAGCCGACGTTCGAACTCGAAGCCGCCGAGCACCAGCTCGGATCGCGTCCGATCGCGGGCGTCGACGAGGCCGGACGCGGACCGTGGGCCGGGCCGGTCGTGGCGGCGGCGGTCATCCTCGATCCCGACAAGATCCCGGCGAACATCGACGACAGCAAAACGCTCGACGAAGATTCGCGCGCGTTCCTTTACCGGCGCATCATGAAGGTCGCGATCGTCGGGGTCGGCATCGCGGATGTCGATCGCATCGATCGCGAGAATATTCTCGGCGCGACGCTGTGGGCGATGGCTGAGGCCGTCAGCCAACTCGGTGAAACGCCCAAGCTCGTCCTCGTCGATGGCGACAAGACTCCGCGCATCCCGATGTCCGTCCGCGCGATCGTCAAGGGTGATTCAAAATGTCTCTCCATCGCGGCGGCATCGATCGTCGCCAAGGTCACGCGCGACCGTTTGATGATGGATTTTGCGCGCGCGTATCCGGGCTATGGCTTCGAGCGGCATAAAGGTTACGGAACGCCGGAACACCAAGCAGCCATTGCAAAACTTGGCGTCTCGGCGCTGCACCGGCGGTCGTTCCGGCCAGTGCAATTGGCGTTGGGCCTCGTCGACGAAAAGGCTTCGCGACGGCGCGCGCAGCTCGGATTCGGGTTGCAGGTGGAATCGAAAATATAA
- a CDS encoding AraC family transcriptional regulator: MAGAAMYNPHSILLYLRPTRLIYVSATGRYSDVIPKVWERLFRQLDDSGLYESIGRGYGMAHDNPLDVGSKNCRYDACVEIRSGIEERSLPEFGITTLPAGPYACRRLTGSYDQMRSTVENVYTRFRPLPGLCFDQNRPVVSIYMDNPNNYADQDLRSDICVPVSTVEETIPSRMAANF; encoded by the coding sequence GTGGCCGGCGCCGCAATGTACAATCCGCACTCGATCCTGCTCTATCTGCGTCCGACGCGCTTGATCTACGTCAGCGCGACAGGACGCTACAGCGATGTCATACCAAAAGTCTGGGAGCGTCTGTTCCGACAGCTCGACGACAGCGGACTCTACGAGTCGATCGGGCGGGGTTACGGCATGGCGCACGATAATCCGCTCGACGTCGGTTCCAAGAACTGCCGATACGACGCCTGCGTTGAAATCCGATCCGGCATCGAAGAGAGGTCACTGCCCGAGTTCGGGATCACGACGCTTCCCGCCGGCCCCTACGCCTGCCGCCGCCTCACGGGAAGCTACGACCAGATGCGATCGACCGTCGAAAACGTTTACACGCGGTTCCGGCCGTTGCCGGGACTTTGCTTTGATCAAAATCGCCCGGTCGTCTCGATCTATATGGACAATCCGAACAACTATGCCGACCAGGATTTGCGCTCGGATATCTGCGTGCCGGTGAGCACCGTCGAAGAGACCATCCCATCACGCATGGCTGCGAACTTTTAG
- the moaB gene encoding molybdenum cofactor biosynthesis protein B: MAGIDPNRTFIPVRIAVLTMSDTRSASEDKSGDLLAKLISEAGHVVADRKLVRDDANAIAAAVKGWIDDPQIDCVITTGGTGFTGRDVTPEAVKPLFEKDIEGFSILFHMLSYQKVGTSTVQSRACAGVAHGTYIFCLPGSPGACRDAWDGILKFQFDARHQPCNFVEIMPRLEEHRKAG, translated from the coding sequence ATGGCCGGCATCGACCCAAATCGTACTTTCATTCCGGTCAGGATCGCCGTTCTGACGATGTCGGACACGCGCTCGGCAAGCGAAGACAAATCAGGCGATCTGCTGGCGAAGCTCATCAGCGAAGCGGGCCACGTCGTCGCCGATCGCAAGCTGGTCAGAGACGACGCGAACGCCATCGCTGCCGCGGTCAAAGGGTGGATCGACGACCCGCAGATCGATTGCGTCATCACGACCGGCGGCACCGGCTTCACAGGCCGCGACGTGACGCCGGAAGCCGTGAAGCCGCTGTTCGAAAAGGACATCGAAGGCTTTTCGATCCTGTTTCACATGCTGTCGTATCAGAAAGTCGGCACGTCGACCGTTCAGTCCCGCGCTTGCGCGGGCGTCGCACACGGAACGTATATCTTCTGCCTGCCGGGATCGCCCGGCGCGTGCCGCGATGCGTGGGACGGCATCTTGAAGTTTCAGTTCGACGCGCGGCATCAGCCCTGCAATTTCGTCGAGATCATGCCGAGGCTCGAAGAGCACCGGAAGGCAGGTTAG
- a CDS encoding site-specific DNA-methyltransferase translates to MVSRRVKGRSESGRILVGDCINELKKIATASVDLVFADPPYNLQLAGDLLRPNNTKVDGVDDAWDKFQDFAEYDSFCRAWLKECRRVLKPDGAIWVIGSYHNIFRLGVAIQDLGFWIQNDVIWRKVNPMPNFRGKRFTNAHETMIWAGRDRKSRVTFNYESLKASNDDLQMRSDWLFPICSGPERLKDDGGRKAHPTQKPEALLHRIMIASTKPGDTVLDPFFGTGTTGAVAKRLGRKFIGIERDTDYARAADERIAKVRPLDLDAIEAIPSKRSEPRIPFGQILELGILEPGQKLFGPRREVRAEVRADGTLACAGQQASIHRLGAMVQGKAACNGWTYWHFEAEGKLRPIDVLRGEAKRQLGLSGSSSASMGK, encoded by the coding sequence ATGGTGTCGCGTCGCGTCAAGGGCCGCTCTGAGAGCGGACGGATTCTCGTTGGTGATTGCATCAACGAACTGAAGAAGATCGCCACGGCAAGTGTCGATCTCGTTTTTGCCGACCCGCCTTACAATCTGCAGCTCGCGGGCGACCTCCTCCGGCCCAACAACACAAAAGTCGACGGCGTCGACGATGCCTGGGACAAGTTCCAGGACTTCGCCGAATACGATTCATTCTGCCGCGCGTGGCTGAAAGAATGCCGGCGCGTGCTGAAGCCCGACGGCGCGATCTGGGTCATCGGTTCCTATCACAACATCTTCCGCCTCGGTGTCGCGATTCAGGATCTCGGCTTCTGGATTCAGAACGACGTCATCTGGCGCAAAGTGAACCCGATGCCGAACTTCCGCGGCAAGCGTTTCACCAACGCGCATGAGACGATGATCTGGGCAGGTCGCGATCGCAAATCGCGCGTGACGTTCAATTATGAAAGCCTCAAGGCGTCGAACGACGACCTGCAGATGCGCTCCGACTGGCTGTTCCCGATCTGCTCGGGGCCGGAGCGGCTGAAAGACGACGGCGGACGCAAGGCGCATCCGACGCAGAAACCGGAAGCGCTTCTGCATCGCATTATGATCGCGTCGACGAAGCCGGGCGACACCGTTCTCGATCCCTTCTTCGGAACGGGCACGACGGGCGCGGTTGCGAAGCGCCTTGGTCGCAAGTTCATCGGCATCGAGCGCGATACCGACTATGCGCGCGCCGCCGATGAGCGCATCGCGAAAGTCCGGCCGCTCGATCTCGACGCAATCGAAGCGATCCCGTCGAAGCGCAGCGAGCCGCGCATTCCGTTCGGGCAAATTCTCGAGCTTGGCATTCTCGAACCCGGACAGAAACTGTTCGGACCGCGTCGTGAAGTGCGCGCTGAAGTTCGCGCCGACGGAACGCTCGCGTGCGCCGGTCAGCAAGCGTCGATCCATCGCCTCGGCGCGATGGTGCAGGGCAAGGCCGCGTGCAACGGCTGGACGTACTGGCACTTCGAGGCGGAAGGGAAACTGAGGCCGATCGACGTGCTGCGCGGCGAAGCCAAGCGGCAGCTCGGGCTCAGCGGTTCAAGCTCGGCATCGATGGGCAAATAA